The genomic DNA AGGAAAACCAATTCTCTGTTACCTAAATTTATCAAATCGCTCTTATTGAGTCAGATTGAAACACAGATTGTCCGCACCATTCTGGGCTCTTTCTCCTCAGGACAGTGCATTAAGTCCTATCTTATTTTTCTGACTCTCTGACTGAAATCAAATCCCTACATTTCCCCTTCTATCGTTCCAGACCCAGAAATTCAGAAATTCTTCTTAACCGACTGTGCAATATCTAATCCCaaatttttctccttcttccttaGTAACGAGAAGAACATTGTTAAATCCATTTTGGCAGACAATTTTAAATAGATCATATTAATGTTGGTTCAAATTTCTCTTCTTCAATTTtttcaacctcgagagatatTGGAGCGGGATGGATATggacacaataaaaaaatctttacacTGTCttaagaaaaattaaaccaatttACAACATAAAACACTGGCACGCATTTAcaatgaacaaacaaaatgtaatAGCGTTTTTGCAAACACGCTGCCAGGTACGCATGTTCGAGTGCGATCTTTAACGAAACAATATTTGCCAAGCATGACTGATGCACTTTGAAGGTTACAATTTTATCTCAGCCCGACTTTAAAAATATGATCATCTGGCAAGAGATAACCGAAACCGGTGAAACACTGATATGTGCTTATCTAGCTGCTTTTGcctgtgtgtgagtatgtttTGTTACGATCACACATGTATAAAATCGCTTTGCCAAAAAACTTTCGACCATTAGTTTGTCAGCAGCCCAGTCTAGGATTACTACGTAACGCGTAACATTAGCTGCCACCATGGGGGTTTCCGTTTGGCTTTTGGGGTTGCTTTGTGTGGGCTCTGCTTTGCTAGAGGTATGGTAGTTACTGAGCTGATAGTGTAATGCACGATCAAGTACAGTGCACAACAATTGTACGCTTTCCCCTTTATTCCAGACAGCCGTATCCCAAGACAGTTTGCCGATCATCGTTGCGAGACAACGAACTGTTGTGAATCTCTCAGATGATTCAGATGACACAACCTTGTTCAGTTGCGATGGGGAAGACCGTATTGTTTGTGGCAGTTGCTCGAAAGTGATGGTAAGCTTAACAGTTCGTCAAGAGTGTCAATAGTAAAGGATGGAATGTTGATGGTGACTTTGTATCATCTTGCTAGATCTGCAACTACCAAAAACAGATGGTCGGTTCGTACGAGTGTAGCTCGATCGATCCGCAGCGTCCGTACTGTACTGGCAAAGGAGTTTGTTCAAAAACCACCGATTGCGAGATTCCAAGTGAACTGTGCCCCACGCCAAACTACTTTTATCCGGGTAACTTGCTTTGCGACACTTCATGCATATGTAGCAACCGATTATCATGTGTTCGTATCCCTTTCAGTACCGAGCAACTGCAGTGAGGTAGTTTACTGTGGCCCCAAGCGGGAAGAAACCAAGGTTTCTGCCCCATCCACTGCGTacatttttgattttaaaattcaaaaatggACCCTTCGCAAAACGGCTGCCGACTGCTTCCAGCTCAACTGTGGCGCTGCTATAATGCTGAACAAATTTTTCGCATACAAACCAAATCCTCGGCTCTATTTTTACTGCACGACAGGCGGTCCAATGACATTCACATGCGACACAAATGAGGTATTCAACGAGGCGAAGCGGGAGTGCGAGTTTGGTTGCACCACGGAAGGAGATTTCCCCATAACTGGCGTAAATGATCGCTACTACGCGTGCTTGTTAGGCCCGAATGGAGTGGTAAGAATGCTGGTCTTATCAAGAATG from Anopheles stephensi strain Indian chromosome 2, UCI_ANSTEP_V1.0, whole genome shotgun sequence includes the following:
- the LOC118505870 gene encoding uncharacterized protein LOC118505870 — encoded protein: MGVSVWLLGLLCVGSALLETAVSQDSLPIIVARQRTVVNLSDDSDDTTLFSCDGEDRIVCGSCSKVMICNYQKQMVGSYECSSIDPQRPYCTGKGVCSKTTDCEIPSELCPTPNYFYPVPSNCSEVVYCGPKREETKVSAPSTAYIFDFKIQKWTLRKTAADCFQLNCGAAIMLNKFFAYKPNPRLYFYCTTGGPMTFTCDTNEVFNEAKRECEFGCTTEGDFPITGVNDRYYACLLGPNGVLQKFELSCPPGQLFDGTKCGAPSSVPEEN